From Oenanthe melanoleuca isolate GR-GAL-2019-014 chromosome 18, OMel1.0, whole genome shotgun sequence, a single genomic window includes:
- the SLC25A10 gene encoding mitochondrial dicarboxylate carrier, giving the protein MAEERVSRWYFGGLASSGAACCTHPLDLLKVHLQTQQEVKMRMTGMAMHVIRTDGFLALYNGLSASLCRQMTYSLTRFGIYETAKKHLGQGGQGPPPFYQKVLVAAAGGLAGGFVGTPADMVNVRMQNDMKQPPAQRRNYAHALDGMYRVVREEGVKKLFAGASVASLRGALVTIGQLSCYDQAKQLVLATGLLSDNVFTHFLSSFIAGLCATFLCQPLDVLKTRLMNSHGEYQGVVHCAMETAKLGPLAFYKGFVPAAVRLVPQTILTFIFLEQLRKNFGIKVTT; this is encoded by the exons ATGGCGGAGGAGCGCGTTTCGCGCTGGTACTTCGGCGGCCTCGCGTCGTCCGGGGCCGCCTGCTGCACCCACCCCTTGGATCTGCTGAAG GTCCACCTGCAGACGCAGCAGGAGGTGAAGATGAGGATGACGGGGATGGCGATGCATGTGATCCGCACCGACGGCTTCCTGGCTCTGTACAACGGGCTCAGCGCCTCCCTGTGTCGGCAG ATGACGTATTCCTTGACTCGCTTTGGCATCTATGAGACCGCGAAGAAACACCTGGGCCAGGGTGGCCAGGGGCCTCCCCCCTTCTACCAGAAAGTGCTcgtggctgcagcaggag GTTTGGCTGGCGGGTTTGTGGGGACCCCAGCGGACATGGTGAACGTCAG GATGCAGAACGACATGAAGCAGCCGCCGGCTCAGCGACGCAA TTATGCCCATGCCCTGGATGGCATGTACCGTGTCGTCCGGGAAg AGGGTGTGAAGAAACTCTTTGCAGGAGCATCGGTGGCATCGCTCCGTGGAGCCCTTGTTACTATTGGGCAG ctttcctgtTATGACCAGGCCAAGCAGCTCGTTCTTGCAACTGGATTGCTGTCAGACAATGTCTTCACTCATTTCCTGTCCAGCTTCATCGCT GGCCTGTGTGCCACattcctgtgccagcccctggaTGTGCTCAAGACCCGCCTCATGAACTCCCACGGAGAGTACCAG GGTGTCGTCCACTGTGCCATGGAAACTGCCAAGCTCGGCCCGCTTGCCTTCTACAAG GGCTTCGTTCCTGCTGCTGTCCGGCTCGTTCCTCAGACCATTCTCACCTTCAtcttcctggagcagctgcgCAAAAATTTTGGGATCAAAGTGACCACCTGA
- the MRPL12 gene encoding 39S ribosomal protein L12, mitochondrial, protein MLPAALPAARRALLALPPLPLPRPALRALPAGLRALGTGPARRSEALAGAPLDTAAKEYSPKVRQLVRDIAGLTLLEVADLNALLKETLKIPDAAVMPAAAASQLPAQTAPQEEEEVVPLKKEKTHFTVRLTEMKATDKVKLIKEVKNFVPGVNLVQAKKLVESLPQEIKANASKEEAEKIKAALEAAGGTVVLE, encoded by the exons ATGCTGCCCGCCGCGctgcccgccgcccgccgggcGCTGCtcgcgctgccgccgctcccgctgccGCGCCCCGCGCTCCGCGCGCTCCCCGCCGGGCTGCGGGCGCTCGGCACCGGCCCCGCGCGGCGCTCGGAGGCGCTGGCCGGGGCGCCGCTGGACACGGCCGCCAAGGAGTACTCGCCCAAGGTGCGGCAGCTGGTGCGGGACATCGCGGGGCTGACGCTGCTGGAAGTGGCCGATCTGAACGCGCTGCTCAAG GAGACGCTGAAGATCCCGGACGCGGCGGTGAtgcccgcggccgccgcctccCAGCTGCCCGCGCAGACGGCTCCGCAG gaggaggaggaggtggtcCCGCTCAAGAAGGAGAAAACTCATTTCACCGTCCGGCTGACGGAGATGAAGGCCACTGACAAGGTGAAGCTGATCAAGGAGGTGAAGAATTTCGTGCCGGGAGTGAACCTCGTGCAG GCAAAGAAGCTGGTGGAGTCCCTTCCGCAGGAGATCAAGGCAAATGCCTCcaaggaggaagcagagaagaTCAAAGCAGCGCtagaggcagcaggagggactgTTGTTCTGGAGTAG
- the ARL16 gene encoding ADP-ribosylation factor-like protein 16 has product MAAGRSPPTVLLLGAAGGGKSLLVRRLRQLSAEEPAELGEPPATLPTVGTNLTELRLPRKVTVRELGGCMGPIWPSYYSECSALLFVVDASNPAQVSSSCIQLLSVLSAEPLASVPVLVLFNKIDLPCYMSLVEMKSLFRLQDVVSCASQPISLLESSARLGTGLPQVLQWLHSALGEPC; this is encoded by the exons ATGGCGGCGGGGCGCTCCCCGCCcacggtgctgctgctgggggcggcgggcggcggcaaGAGCCTGCTGGTGCGGCGGCTGCGC CAGCTGAGCGCCGAGGAGCCCGCGGAGCTGGGCGAGCCCCCGGCCACGCTGCCCACG GTGGGCACCAACCTGACGGAGCTGCGGCTGCCGCGGAAGGTGACGGTGCGGGAGCTGGGCGGCTGCATGGGTCCCATCTGGCCCAGCTACTACAGCGAGTGCAGCGCTCTGCTG TTCGTGGTGGATGCCTCCAACCCCGCCCAGGTCTCCTCGTCCTGCATCCAGCTGCTCTCggtgctctctgcagagcccctcGCCTCTGTGCCCGTCCTGGTGCTCTTCAACAAGAT tgACCTGCCCTGCTACATGTCCCTGGTGGAGATGAAGTCGCTGTTCCGCCTGCAGGACGTGGTGTCCTGTGCCTCGCAGCCCATCTCGCTGCTGGAGAGCAGCGCCCGCCTGGGCACCGGcctgccccaggtgctgcagtggctgcacagCGCCCTCGGGGAGCCCTGCTGA
- the HGS gene encoding hepatocyte growth factor-regulated tyrosine kinase substrate, producing the protein MGRGGGTFERLLDKATSQLLLETDWESILQICDMIRQGDTQAKYAVNAIKKKVNDKNPHVALYALEVMESVVKNCGQTVHDEVANKQTMEELKEILKRQVETSVRSKILYLIQAWAHAFRNEPKYKVVQDTYQIMKVEGHVFPEFKESDAMFAAERAPDWVDAEECHRCRVQFGVVTRKHHCRACGQIFCGKCSSKYSTIPKFGIEKEVRVCEPCYEHLNKKTEGKAAATSELPPEYLTSPLSQQSQLPPKRDETALQEEEELQLAIALSQSEAEEKERMRQKTTYSMYPKAEPTPVTSSAPPVSTLYSPPVNSSAPLAEDIDPELARYLNRNYWEKKQEEVRKSPTPSAPLSLAEPAVQPGEAHPASLGVVEQQYQNGESEENHEQFLKALQNAVTTFVNRMKSNHMRGRSITNDSAVLSLFQSINNMHPQLLELLNQLDERRLYYEGLQDKLAQIRDARGALNALREEHQEKLRRAAEEAERQRQIQLAQKLEIMRQKKQEYLEMQRQLAIQRLQEQEKERQLRLEQQKQTIQMRAQMPAFSLPYAQLQAMPAASGVIYQPSGPTSFPGTFSPAGSVEGSPMHSVYMNQAAQGGTGPYSAMPVAGTDPSMVNAYMYQPGASSGQGPQQGPAVPTTTPAYSSYQPTPTQGYQTAASQSQSIPAISQAPQSGTMGYMGNQSVSMGYQPYSMQGLMSALPGQDTALSSLPAQQSYLPGQQPLYQQVAPAGGPPQQQPPAAPAPGQQPPGSGEAQLISFD; encoded by the exons ATGgggcgcggcggcggcaccTTCGAGCGGCTCCTCG ATAAGGCCACgagccagctcctgctggagacAGACTGGGAATCCATCCTGCAGATCTGCGACATGATCCGTCAGGGAGACACGCA AGCGAAATATGCCGTCAATGCCATCAAGAAGAAAGTGAATGACAAGAATCCCCACGTGGCCCTGTATGCACTGGAG GTCATGGAGTCAGTGGTTAAAAACTGTGGCCAAACAGTCCATGATGAGGTGGCCAATAAACAGACCATGGAGGAGCTGAAGGAAATACTCAAG AGGCAGGTGGAGACCAGTGTCCGCAGTAAGATCCTGTACCTCATCCAGGCCTGGGCTCACGCCTTCCGCAACGAGCCCAAGTACAAGGTGGTGCAGGACACCTACCAGATAATGAAGGTTGAAG GTCACGTCTTCCCAGAGTTCAAGGAGAGCGATGCCATGTTCGCTGCAGAGAGG GCTCCAGACTGGGTGGATGCAGAGGAGTGCCACAGGTGCCGGGTGCAGTTTGGCGTTGTGACACGGAAG caccaCTGCCGGGCCTGTGGGCAGATCTTCTGTGGAAAATGCTCCTCCAAGTATTCCACCATCCCCAAGTTTGGGATTGAGAAGGAAGTGAGAGTCTGTGAGCCCTGCTATGAGCATCTTAACAA gaaaactgaGGGTaaagctgctgccacctccGAACTGCCCCCTGAGTACCTGACCAGCCCCCTCTCTCAGCAGTCCCAG CTGCCTCCAAAGCGTGATGAGACAGCTCTGcaagaggaagaggagctcCAGCTGGCTATTGCCTTGTCTCAGTCAGAGgctgaggagaaggagagaatg agGCAGAAAACAACCTACTCCATGTACCCTAAGGCTGAGCCCACTCCTGTGACGTCGTCGGCTCCCCCAGTCAGCACCCTCTACTCCCCACCTGTG AATTCCTCTGCTCCCTTGGCCGAGGACATTGACCCAGAG CTGGCTCGGTACCTGAACCGCAACTACTGGGAGAAGAAACAGGAGGAGGTTCGCAAGAGCCCCACACCGTCAGcacccctgtccctggcagagccggctgtgcagcctggggaggCCCACCCTGCCTCTCTTGGCGTGGTTGAG cagcagtACCAGAACGGCGAGTCCGAGGAGAACCATGAGCAGTTCCTGAAGGCGCTGCAGAACGCAGTCACCACGTTTGTCAACCGCATGAAGAGCAACCACATGCGAGGCCGCAGCATCACCAACGACTCTGCCGTGTTGTCCCTCTTCCAGTCCATCAACAACATGCACCcgcagctgctggagctgctcaacCAGCTGGACGAGCGCAGGC tgTACtatgaggggctgcaggacaagCTGGCGCAGATCCGGGATGCGCGCGGGGCTCTGAACGCGCTGCGggaggagcaccaggagaagCTGCGCCGCGCGGCCGAGGAGGCAGAGCGGCAGCGCCAGatccagctggcacagaagCTGGAGATCATGAGGCAGAAGAAGCAG GAGTACCTGGAGATGCAGCGCCAGCTGGCCATCCAGCGGCtacaggagcaggagaaggagaggcagctgcgcctggagcagcagaaacagaCCATCCAGATGAGAGCTCAGATGCCAGCTTTCTCACTGCCTTACGCCCAG ctccaggccatgcccGCAGCCAGCGGGGTGATCTACCAGCCCTCTGGGCCCACCAGCTTCCCTGGCACATTCAGCCCAGCTGGTTCTGTGGAGGGCTCTCCCATGCACAGCGTGTACATGAACCAGGCTGCACAGGGGGGAACTGGCCCCTACTCTGCCATGCCCGTTGCCGGCACTG ATCCCAGCATGGTGAATGCCTACATGTACCAGCCGGGTGCCAGCAGCGGGCAGGGGCCTCAGCAGGGGCCGGCAGTGCCCACCACCACCCCTGCATATTCATCCTACCAGCCCACACCCACACAGGGCTACCAG ACTGCAGCCTCACAGTCACAGAGCATCCCAGCCATCTCCCAGGCACCCCAGTCGGGCACTATGGGCTACATGGGCAACCAGTCTGTCTCCATGGGCTACCAGCCCTACAGCATGCAG GGTCTCATGTCTGCTCTGCCAGGCCAGGACACAGCTTTGAGCagcctgccagcccagcagtcctacctgcctgggcagcagcccctCTACCAACAG GTGGCCCCGGCTGGGGGgcccccccagcagcagcccccagcagcgCCTGCCCCCGGGCAGCAGCCCCCTGGCAGCGGAGAGGCCCAGCTCATCTCGTTTGACTGA